In Vicia villosa cultivar HV-30 ecotype Madison, WI linkage group LG7, Vvil1.0, whole genome shotgun sequence, the DNA window TAAGAAACTAAGCATAATTATCCCTACAGAAAACTCAAATAGACCTAAATAAAGTAAGGAATATTTTCACTAGAAATAGATCCATGACTCATTGTTGTTTTAGATGGAGTGTAAACCGACGAAGCCGAAGACGAAGAAAACGACGAAAGGATAATCGATTGAGAAGCCGATGCTTTTTGTGGAGGAGGAAGAGCTGGAGATGGAGGAGCTAAAGTTGGAAGAGCAATAGATTGAGGAAGATCTTGTTGTGAGTTTGCATTTGTAGGCATTGATACTTGAGAAGAGATAAAGTTACTAGCAGCTTCTCTATATTTGTAGTTTAGTATCTCAGTTCTAATTGCATGTAGTTCTGCTTGTAATGATTGAACTTGCTGTTGTAATGATGATATTGCACCCATGCAGCCATATACTGGAT includes these proteins:
- the LOC131620819 gene encoding LOB domain-containing protein 13 isoform X1, which codes for MFGCPETERLDDIAKINLSEGEASSQMGRKNFYGPTSGTTLNTVTPCAACKLLRRRCAEECPFSPYFSPHEPQKFAAVHKVFGASNVSKLLLEVPEGQRADAANSMVYEANLRLRDPVYGCMGAISSLQQQVQSLQAELHAIRTEILNYKYREAASNFISSQVSMPTNANSQQDLPQSIALPTLAPPSPALPPPQKASASQSIILSSFSSSSASSVYTPSKTTMSHGSISSENIPYFI
- the LOC131620819 gene encoding LOB domain-containing protein 13 isoform X2; its protein translation is MSRDRLDDIAKINLSEGEASSQMGRKNFYGPTSGTTLNTVTPCAACKLLRRRCAEECPFSPYFSPHEPQKFAAVHKVFGASNVSKLLLEVPEGQRADAANSMVYEANLRLRDPVYGCMGAISSLQQQVQSLQAELHAIRTEILNYKYREAASNFISSQVSMPTNANSQQDLPQSIALPTLAPPSPALPPPQKASASQSIILSSFSSSSASSVYTPSKTTMSHGSISSENIPYFI